In Palaemon carinicauda isolate YSFRI2023 chromosome 1, ASM3689809v2, whole genome shotgun sequence, the genomic stretch GTGCTACGAAAACTTGCTAGGAGGGCGCCAGTACCAGTAGAACTTCAGAGGATGGTGCCAGTGCCAGGAGACCTTGCTAGGAGGGcgtcagtgccaggagaacttcccAGGAGGGCACCAGTAGCAAACAATCTCTACAGGATGGTGCCAGTGCCAGAAGAACTTCCCAGGAGagcgccagtgccaggagaacttcccAGGAAGGTGCCAGTGCCAgtagaactttccaggagggtgccagtgccaggagaacttgctaggagggtgccagtgccagtAGAACTTCCCAGGAGggggccagtgccaggagaactggCTAGGGGGGTGCCAGTGCCAGTAGAACTTCCCAGGAGGGTGCTAGtgtcaggagaactttccaggagggcgccagtgccaGGGGAACGTGCTAAGAGGGTGCCAGTGCCAGTAGAACCTTTCAGGAGGGTGCCAGTGTCAGTAGAACTTTTCAagagggtgccagtgccaggagaacttttcaGGAGGGTGCTAGTGCCAGGAGAACTTCccaggagggcgccagtgccaggagggcgccagtgccaggagaacttcccaggagggcgccagtgccaGAAGAACTTTCCAGGATGGTGCCAGTGCCAAGATAACTTCCCAGGAGGGAGGgcgccagtgctagaagaacttcCCAGGATGGTGCCAGTGCCAAGATAACTTCccaggagggcgccagtgccaGAACTTGCCAGGAGGGCGCCATTGCCAGTAGGACTTCCCAGGAGTTCGCCATTGTCAGGAGATCTTGCtaggagggtgccagtgccagtAGAACTTCCCAGGAGGGtgtcagtgccaggagaactttcctgGAGGGCGCCAGTGCCAGTATAACTTCCCAGGAGGGTGCCAGTGGCAGGAGAACTTACTATGAGAGTGCCAGTGCCAGTAGAACTTCCCAGGAGGGTTCCAGTGCCAGGAGACTTTCccaggagggcgccagtgccaCGAGAACTTTCCAGTACCAGAGCTAAATGCAGTCAGTTGCGGTTTCTTTTAATCCCATCTGTGGTATTTGCAATTTAAACTGTCGTAGGAAAATTCgatgtttgaatattttttttaggttGCTTTAATAGCCAACTCTTCTTATCATTTAGATTGAGTTGCTTTATTGAAAACCGTAGAGCTGTGTTCATAACTGTATGATTGGTGAACGAAAGTCTGAGAGAAGCTGGTGTGCTATTTAAAAGCACCATGTCATTTATCTTTAATCTACATGTTTCATTTTTCAAATACATTTGATCAATATAAAAatgcatgaatttatatatatatatatatatatatatatatatatatatatatacatatatatatatatatatatatatatatatatatatatatatatatatatacatactgtacatacatacatacatacatgaatttatTCCTACTCGTACCAATAATATAGGAGTTATCCTGTAACATTGGTCCGTGGtaggtatgttaggaaaaatacaattttcttagaaattgtcatatatatatatatatatatatatatatatatatatatatgtgtgtgtgtgtgtgtgtgcgtgtgtgtgtgtgtgtgtgtgtgtgtgtgtgtttatatgtgtgagaGTGTTTGTATgcatttttgtgcgtgtgtgtgtgtctgtgcacggtttattaatttttttatatttattatcaaaagCTGATTTAAGTATcctcatttttcttctttctcacATCAACGTTCGGTTGTGTATAGACTTTAGAATAATCGTAATAATACTATCAAATTGTCCAGGACAAGTAAACTTCACCATGCAAATAAATAGTCCTTTAGCCTTAAAGGTAATTTCTTCTATATCCAGCATATTTCATAAATCAGTAAAATCCCGTTGAATTTGAACAACTTTTCACATTTTAGAACTCCGCAGTTGTGTTTTAGCAATAGTTTTTGATCGTTTTCTTATATATTCTTTACCTCAGAGCGTTGTAAACGTCATTATTGGCACAAACAACATCGATATAGTGAAATCttctatacaaataaaaaaaggttCTCTGTCACGATTTTCAGTTCGTACCCTTGACTTAATTCACTCCAAATATTTGAAACAAGAACTCACGCAATCCTGGTTATTATTTAGAAAAATcaacatttgcattaaaaaaaaatccgTTCAATGAAAGGAAcggcctttttataaaaaaaaaaaaaaaaccctcccagTTATAAACTGGCACTTGGttgtctacaaattcataagtagcATTAGTTTGAAGGAATGCTCTGTTACACACGTATACACATTCTTTGTGTAGGTAATCAgataaattcctaaaaaaaaaaaccacatttaaATGATAAGGTAACCCAACGAACCCCTATATGGagtcatataataataatgtacacaTTTAGTTTTAGGTTTTTAGGTTTAGGGAGATAATCGTATTATATTATTTATGATTATCGCTGTTATATCAGATTATTGACATCAAGATAGGTTTCGGTCTAAATCAGTGGCTTAAATGATCAGCGAATAGTGCAGTATGTTATGCAAAAATAAAAgagtatagtaataataaaaatattaatgataaggatactgataatgaaaatatcaaagataataacaatgataataataataataaaagtaataataataataataatgataataataaacatcgtTCAAAGTGAATg encodes the following:
- the LOC137650120 gene encoding putative per-hexamer repeat protein 5 — encoded protein: MDWAGAGTALHSRALGFSNTPPPLWRTLVLESSRGTGALLGKSPGTGTLLGSSTGTGTLIVSSPATGTLLGSYTGTGALQESSPGTDTLLGSSTGTGTLLARSPDNGELLGSPTGNGALLASSGTGALLGSYLGTGTILGSSSSTGALPPGKLSWHWHHPGKFFWHWRPPGKFSWHWRPPGTGALLGSSPGTSTLLKSSPGTGTLLKSSTDTGTLLKGSTGTGTLLARSPGTGALLESSPDTSTLLGSSTGTGTPLASSPGTGPLLGSSTGTGTLLASSPGTGTLLESSTGTGTFLGSSPGTGALLGSSSGTGTILSTGTGALLASFRSTGALLGSSLGTGTILVSSSGTGALLTSSSTTGALLGNSSGTGALLASSHGICALLGSSLGTGTILEGSPGTGALLASSSDTDALLGCSLGTGALLGSSSGTGDFWDVLLALAPSCEFLMALVPSLGVL